A part of Amycolatopsis lurida genomic DNA contains:
- a CDS encoding TM0106 family RecB-like putative nuclease, protein MSNEVLLDAGAVSRCRRRVHLEHDPAMREVPLAPPDPAAQQRIADASAHREAIVQRLMDATGPDATWVKIPRDLPAAERVQLTEEAFAAEARYIWGALLPVDRAGHRRGGSELLVHSGDGYVPVLVVRHRITDRGAGAPTTVMTDLDPANRVPDPARKVRSQPRDQMRLAHLYRMLEALGKHEGHRAIGGVIGLDADVVVWHDLSAATWPGGRSALTEYQSRFADRLAIATAAAEGEEPLAEPSRVLECRRCPWWPTCEVVLTETRDVSLVVRGEDAMELRRAGVSTVDKLAALDPADEPPPMNWTGGTFADAIILARAWLADLTMVRKVDRVEVSRGDVEVDVDMESFGDSGAYLWGSLLTGADIGMEQGYRAFATWEPLPTADEARSFAEFWAWFTEVRERTLAAGLTFRAYCYNALAENRWLFGSADRFGEYPGVPKKAEIASFVDSEEWIDLFRSVTDQFLCSHGKGLKVIAPVAGFAWRDPEAGGEASMRWYRDAVGMDGGVPDAAQRDRLLRYNEDDVLATHALRNWMTDHAQTSVPYMNDL, encoded by the coding sequence GTGAGTAACGAGGTGCTACTGGACGCGGGAGCGGTGAGCCGCTGCCGGCGTCGCGTGCACCTGGAACACGATCCGGCGATGCGCGAGGTCCCGCTCGCTCCGCCCGACCCCGCCGCGCAGCAGCGGATCGCCGACGCGTCGGCGCATCGCGAGGCGATCGTGCAGCGCCTCATGGACGCGACGGGACCCGACGCGACCTGGGTCAAGATCCCCCGCGACCTCCCGGCCGCCGAGCGCGTGCAGCTCACCGAAGAGGCCTTCGCCGCCGAAGCGCGCTACATCTGGGGCGCGCTGCTCCCGGTGGATCGCGCCGGTCACCGGCGTGGTGGCTCCGAACTCCTGGTCCACAGCGGCGACGGATACGTGCCGGTGCTGGTCGTACGGCACCGCATCACCGATCGCGGCGCGGGCGCGCCGACCACGGTGATGACCGACCTCGACCCGGCGAACCGGGTACCCGATCCGGCGCGAAAGGTCCGCTCGCAGCCGCGGGACCAGATGCGGCTCGCGCACCTCTACCGGATGCTCGAAGCGCTCGGGAAGCACGAAGGACACCGCGCGATCGGCGGCGTCATCGGGCTCGACGCGGACGTCGTCGTCTGGCACGACCTGTCCGCGGCCACCTGGCCGGGCGGCCGAAGCGCGCTGACGGAGTACCAGAGCCGCTTCGCCGACAGGCTCGCCATCGCGACCGCCGCCGCCGAAGGCGAGGAGCCGCTCGCCGAGCCGTCCCGCGTCCTCGAATGCCGTCGTTGCCCGTGGTGGCCGACGTGCGAGGTCGTGCTCACCGAAACCCGCGACGTCAGCCTGGTCGTCCGCGGCGAGGACGCGATGGAGCTGCGCCGCGCCGGAGTGTCCACTGTGGACAAGCTGGCCGCGCTCGATCCGGCCGACGAGCCGCCGCCGATGAACTGGACCGGCGGCACGTTCGCCGACGCGATCATCCTCGCGCGCGCCTGGCTCGCCGACCTCACGATGGTGCGCAAGGTCGACCGCGTCGAGGTCTCACGCGGCGACGTCGAGGTCGACGTCGACATGGAGAGCTTCGGCGATTCCGGCGCGTACCTGTGGGGTTCGCTGTTGACGGGCGCCGACATCGGGATGGAGCAGGGTTATCGCGCGTTCGCGACGTGGGAGCCGCTGCCGACCGCGGACGAGGCCCGGTCGTTCGCCGAGTTCTGGGCCTGGTTCACCGAAGTCCGCGAGCGCACGCTCGCCGCGGGCCTGACCTTCCGCGCCTACTGCTACAACGCGCTCGCCGAGAACCGCTGGCTCTTCGGTTCCGCCGACCGGTTCGGCGAGTACCCCGGCGTGCCGAAGAAGGCCGAGATCGCGTCCTTTGTGGACTCCGAGGAGTGGATCGACCTCTTCCGCAGCGTCACCGACCAGTTCCTCTGCTCGCACGGCAAGGGGCTCAAGGTGATCGCGCCGGTCGCCGGATTCGCCTGGCGCGACCCGGAAGCGGGCGGCGAGGCGTCGATGCGGTGGTATCGCGACGCCGTCGGCATGGACGGCGGAGTGCCGGACGCCGCCCAGCGGGACCGCCTGCTGCGCTACAACGAGGACGACGTCCTGGCGACGCACGCGCTGCGGAACTGGATGACCGACCACGCGCAGACCTCCGTGCCGTACATGAACGACCTCTGA
- a CDS encoding ABC transporter permease has product MTAAVDTGFSTESSSRSAERVRLFAQPAAVLLIVAGVLIWVFASDLTATEKETLNAAGLLAALRDHLAMTVVVTAIVVAVAVPLGVLVTRPWAKWAAPVFLAIANIGQAAPALGVLVLWFIVTGATGGLWVAALPLAFYSLLPVLRNTMVGLQQVEPALIDAGRGIGMSASGVLWRVEFPLAIPLILAGLRTSLVLAVGTATFGMFVNAGGFGLLIDTGYKLNLTKVLITGSVLAVALALLVDWLGAVAEQFFGPKGLR; this is encoded by the coding sequence ATGACGGCCGCCGTCGATACCGGCTTCTCCACCGAATCCTCGTCCAGAAGCGCCGAACGGGTCCGGCTGTTCGCCCAGCCCGCCGCGGTGCTGCTGATCGTCGCCGGCGTGCTGATCTGGGTCTTCGCCAGTGACCTCACCGCGACGGAAAAGGAAACCCTCAACGCCGCCGGGCTGCTGGCCGCGCTGCGCGACCACCTGGCGATGACCGTCGTGGTCACCGCGATCGTGGTCGCGGTGGCGGTGCCGCTCGGCGTGCTCGTCACGCGGCCCTGGGCGAAATGGGCGGCTCCGGTGTTCCTGGCGATCGCGAACATCGGGCAGGCCGCGCCCGCGCTCGGTGTGCTGGTGCTGTGGTTCATCGTCACCGGCGCCACCGGCGGGCTGTGGGTCGCGGCGCTGCCGCTGGCGTTCTACTCGCTGCTTCCGGTGCTGCGGAACACGATGGTCGGCCTGCAGCAGGTCGAGCCCGCACTGATCGACGCCGGCCGCGGGATCGGCATGTCGGCCTCCGGCGTGCTGTGGCGAGTGGAGTTCCCGCTGGCCATCCCGCTGATCCTGGCCGGTCTGCGGACCTCGCTGGTGCTGGCCGTCGGCACGGCGACCTTCGGCATGTTCGTGAACGCCGGTGGTTTCGGCCTGCTCATCGACACCGGCTACAAGCTCAACCTGACGAAGGTGCTGATCACCGGCTCGGTGCTCGCCGTCGCACTGGCGCTGCTGGTGGACTGGCTCGGCGCGGTGGCGGAACAGTTCTTCGGACCGAAGGGACTGCGCTGA
- a CDS encoding glycine betaine ABC transporter substrate-binding protein yields the protein MRRLKALFGAVLLCGTLSACGLEVNTALPYKIEPGSIQPIESLKGVTVTVGSKDFTENIILGYMAEMALSAAGADVVDLTDIKGSNSSRQALLAGQTDVTWEYTGTGWINYQGNELPVPGGEQAQYEATKAADEAKFGVTWLNYSPLNDQYAFAVTEAYGAANNLKTTSDLAAFLKRKPDQNVFCLETEFTSRQDGFPAAVRAYGFQNPVIKNFGIGTIYSAVASGTCPIGEIFTTDGRIAGLNLRVLEDDKKAFPQYNAVPTLRTEFLKQHPEIRGPLEAVAAALDNKQMIELCKQVDVDGRDQGEVAYEWMKKKGFIS from the coding sequence ATGCGACGTCTGAAAGCACTGTTCGGCGCGGTTCTGTTGTGCGGCACGCTTTCCGCGTGCGGGCTCGAGGTCAACACCGCGCTCCCGTACAAGATCGAACCCGGTTCCATCCAGCCCATCGAGTCGCTCAAGGGGGTCACGGTGACGGTGGGGTCGAAGGACTTCACCGAGAACATCATCCTGGGCTACATGGCCGAGATGGCGCTTTCCGCGGCGGGCGCGGACGTCGTCGACCTGACCGACATCAAGGGCTCGAACTCGTCGCGGCAGGCTCTGCTCGCCGGACAGACCGACGTCACCTGGGAGTACACCGGCACCGGCTGGATCAACTACCAGGGCAACGAACTCCCCGTCCCCGGTGGGGAGCAAGCCCAGTACGAAGCCACGAAGGCGGCGGACGAGGCGAAGTTCGGCGTCACCTGGCTGAACTACTCGCCGCTCAACGACCAGTACGCCTTCGCGGTCACCGAAGCCTACGGCGCGGCGAACAACCTGAAGACGACGTCGGACCTGGCGGCGTTCCTGAAGCGGAAGCCCGACCAGAACGTGTTCTGCCTGGAGACCGAATTCACCAGCCGCCAGGACGGTTTCCCCGCCGCCGTGCGCGCGTACGGGTTCCAGAACCCGGTGATCAAGAACTTCGGCATCGGCACGATCTACTCGGCCGTGGCGAGCGGGACCTGCCCGATCGGTGAGATCTTCACGACCGACGGCCGGATCGCCGGGCTCAACCTTCGTGTCCTCGAAGACGACAAGAAGGCGTTCCCGCAGTACAACGCCGTGCCGACGCTGCGGACGGAATTCCTGAAGCAGCACCCGGAAATCCGCGGACCGCTCGAAGCCGTCGCCGCGGCCCTCGACAACAAGCAGATGATCGAGCTGTGCAAGCAGGTCGACGTCGACGGTCGAGACCAGGGCGAGGTCGCCTACGAGTGGATGAAGAAAAAGGGCTTCATCTCCTAG
- a CDS encoding DUF6474 family protein, which yields MARKAKAIEGEGKFTPKKAKNAVAVAKVLGPAVLPVIAPYAVRAAGAARELYDRYQAKKLGVAVDQLGEYSGRGAALHARIAGLTQGLAELKRSAKATDADAAFAKDTQGTLEQLSATVRASERMPAARRKAAHRAVAGELDQLEGKLLHRLGI from the coding sequence ATGGCGCGCAAGGCCAAAGCCATCGAGGGCGAAGGCAAGTTCACCCCGAAGAAGGCGAAGAACGCCGTCGCGGTGGCCAAAGTGCTCGGCCCGGCCGTACTGCCGGTGATCGCGCCGTACGCCGTCCGGGCGGCGGGTGCCGCACGGGAGCTGTACGACCGTTATCAAGCGAAGAAGCTCGGTGTGGCCGTCGACCAGCTCGGCGAGTACAGCGGGCGCGGTGCCGCGTTGCACGCGCGGATCGCGGGGCTGACGCAGGGGCTCGCGGAGCTGAAGAGGTCTGCGAAGGCGACCGACGCCGACGCGGCCTTCGCGAAGGACACCCAGGGGACGCTGGAGCAGCTTTCGGCGACCGTTCGCGCTTCGGAGCGGATGCCGGCCGCGCGGCGGAAGGCGGCGCACCGCGCCGTGGCCGGGGAGCTGGACCAGCTGGAGGGGAAGCTGCTGCACCGGCTGGGGATCTGA